The Amblyomma americanum isolate KBUSLIRL-KWMA chromosome 5, ASM5285725v1, whole genome shotgun sequence genome window below encodes:
- the LOC144132879 gene encoding uncharacterized protein LOC144132879, which produces MKPVATVIFLVLGAASVVAAQGDALTSASSCDFSDLDVRNLVQATVDRFPKEHTPPYQKSQEILPGLTIGSVVYRNLNDLKPYGAPLPYCHEGSRYVQVDLATTRAELFATVPWKYCGGKAGEASSRADAGVTVIFKVVESSGGNETKLVHYNGPHFANLRVSYVRLDGAGDILGAIFGSMAIVLPKVPEAFWNDLLIFQLRNLLREIS; this is translated from the exons ATGAAGCCAGTCGCAACAGTCATCTTCCTAGTCCTGGGCGCCGCCTCTGTGGTTGCTGCCCAAGGAG ATGCCTTGACATCCGCATCTTCCTGCGACTTTTCTGACCTGGATGTCCGAAACTTGGTACAAGCCACTGTGGACCGATTCCCAAAGGAGCATACACCACCGTATCAAAAATCCCAAGAAATACTACCTGGCCTCACCATTGGCAGCGTTGTGTACAGAAACCTGAACGATCTCAAACCCTACGGCGCCCCGCTGCCGTACTGTCACGAAGGTTCAAGGTACGTGCAAGTGGACCTGGCCACCACACGTGCGGAACTGTTCGCCACCGTCCCCTGGAAGTACTGCGGCGGGAAAGCGGGAGAAGCTTCATCCCGTGCTGATGCTGGAGTTACGGTCATATTCAAG gtggttgaaagtaGCGGCGGCAACGAAACGAAGCTGGTCCATTACAACGGGCCGCATTTCGCGAACTTGCGAGTCTCCTACGTGCGTCTGGATGGTGCCGGTGATATATTAGGAGCCATCTTCGGCTCCATGGCGATCGTCCTGCCTAAGGTGCCTGAAGCATTCTGGAATGACTTGCTCATTTTCCAGCTGCGGAACCTGCTTAGAGAAATCTCATGA